One Carassius carassius chromosome 20, fCarCar2.1, whole genome shotgun sequence DNA segment encodes these proteins:
- the tmeff1a gene encoding tomoregulin-1: MSRIMSGGSCAAGAGCRLAMFGLLVLVQMPGALTSDTDSDCLSEDVKGCEGLSEKKSDLHVCDEYSCSFGGICWYNGSHLECLCLYQCPQSFAPVCGSDGNTYRSECFLRQAACEQQTAITVITEGHCHADAESASGDTDLESSGLEPSRFSKCSSCKFGAECDEDSEGIWCVCNIDCSGYNMNPVCGSDGQSYSNPCQIREASCLKQSQIDVKYLGQCPDSVDLVGGVNVGGAMPCSEINSSFCLHGNCEMKNGLATCKCDLGFSGVQCEQRDFRELYVVPNGQKLQYVLIAVIIAAVQISIIIAIVICITRIHPKKPRGRLQKQNLGHFPKDGGCMIE; encoded by the exons ATGAGCCGCATTATGTCCGGTGGTTCGTGCGCTGCAGGTGCTGGATGCCGTCTCGCGATGTTCGGGCTGCTGGTCCTCGTGCAGATGCCTGGGGCCCTGACGTCCGACACGGATAGCGACTGTTTGTCTGAAGATGTCAAAGGATGTGAAG gTCTGTCTGAGAAGAAAAGTGACCTTCATGTGTGTGATGAATATAGTTGTTCTTTTGGAGGAATATGCTGGTACAACGGATCACACCTGGAGTGTCTTTGTCTGTATCAG TGTCCACAGAGCTTTGCTCCAGTATGTGGGTCCGATGGTAACACATACCGTAGTGAATGTTTCCTAAGACAAGCTGCCTGTGAACAGCAGACCGCAATCACTGTAATTACTGAAGGACACTGTCACGCCG ATGCTGAGTCGGCATCAGGAGATACAG ATCTGGAGAGCTCAGGACTGGAGCCCAGTAGATTCTCCAAGTGTTCCAGCTGCAAATTCGGAGCAGAGTGTGATGAAGACTCTGAAGGCATTTG gtgtgtgtgcaaTATAGACTGCAGTGGATATAATATGAATCCAGTGTGTGGATCAGATGGACAGTCTTACAGTAATCCATGTCAGATCAGAGAAGCATCCTGCTTGAAACAATCTCAGATTGATGTCAAATACCTTGGACAATGTCCag ATTCAGTGGATCTAGTGGGCGGAGTCAATGTGGGTGGAGCAATGCCCTGTTCTGAAATCAACAGCAGCTTTTGTCTGCATGGAAACTGTGAGATGAAAAATGGCCTGGCAACGTGCAA GTGTGATCTGGGGTTCTCCGGTGTGCAGTGTGAGCAAAGAGACTTCAGGGAATTGTACGTGGTGCCCAATGGCCAGAAGCTTCAATATGTCCTGATTGCTGTGATCATCGCTGCTGTACAGATCAGCATCATCATTGCGATCGTAATATGCATCACAAG GATTCATCCAAAAAAGCCACGAGGTCGGCTT